In a genomic window of Pieris brassicae chromosome 7, ilPieBrab1.1, whole genome shotgun sequence:
- the LOC123712251 gene encoding uncharacterized protein LOC123712251, with the protein MFKWNYLIYIILSILVTLYFTEGYEDHTYTLLSSDQHAETPRLEDFFWTGSGDGPPPPDLSAPAPVPSSPIVRTTTVLATVYLDSYPPQAVTDKTGECVVNCESPEGLEPEIPEDRRYWLLTVIQGSTPDSLQLRLARLYQKAFLRQQEKHLGIIKSLDATTARKKHDVHSFIVNKNNEISPINDIHSSMINIDMQSVSTIDKEMFLANSMESLISEIEPTRVEDIAWVLVTPTMVIRKRDTREAEEIDMNREDIEPLEESNNETILFKREIIKPEQQPPVQVHIQNITESAETGSVQIVYVVLVGGRAVPAAVAARDMRLVRDAEVAKELGAVVTTKAEPAYLRAAEGLEGEAPTTIHGTELWALAVGSTIAVLLLIIILVLLCLAHRKKSIKSSASLRAYRNELMQEIEKNRAYVREDNNGKLVSVVSPSRTRPSSALLPIYRKGSASSSSTTSSSVSDIVALRRRQKKPHALRMPQKKRVGTTDSLLEAAGIESSDSGQPSAPQTPTSYLSMPSVTTFPRGNIVEPLSRILEPISVRHLDIDSPIPSPKGLKDTVPRRQMPSQLVRLGSIDKDPGVIGPLVWDLHCQRIKDASKPSSPMKSLTRKEPSSSRMRQRFNELMDDAFTLFGTPTPETCTIERESSKDKSEPVSEARNDNVRVPCTVDTVRGRSAGPGRSGTPIDSIRPRTSFVRTANERRVPTRAWGPTPPQSVTRIPATPIVNTALMSTKGKLSLDDPALPLISAIKSEIQRVRENASKQN; encoded by the exons ATGTTTAAatggaattatttaatttatattatattgagtaTATTAGTGACACTTTATTTTACTGAAGGTTATGAAGATCACA CGTATACGCTACTATCATCAGACCAGCACGCCGAAACACCGCGATTAGAGGATTTCTTCTGGACAGGATCGGGTGATGGACCTCCTCCACCAGATTTGTCTGCGCCCGCGCCTGTACCAAGTTCACCAATTGTTAGGACTACTACTGTCCTCGCTACGGTGTACTTGGATTCATATCCACCACAG GCGGTGACAGACAAGACGGGTGAATGCGTGGTCAATTGTGAGTCACCTGAAGGGCTAGAGCCCGAGATCCCGGAAGACAGGCGGTACTGGCTCCTCACAGTCATACAAGGATCAACACCAGATAGTCTGCAGCTACGGCTAGCAAGGCTGTATCAGAAAGCCTTCTTGAG GCAACAGGAAAAACATCTCGGCATAATTAAATCACTAGATGCCACAACAGCAAGAAAAAAGCATGATGTACACTCATTTATagtcaataaaaacaatgaaataagTCCGATCAATGATATACACAGTTCTATGATAAACATAGACATGCAAAGTGTTTCAACTATAGATAAGGAAATGTTTTTAGCGAATAGTATGGAGTCATTAATATCAGAAATAGAACCTACTAGAGTAGAGGATATCGCTTGGGTGCTAGTAACTCCAACTATGGTGATTCGTAAAAGAGATACGAGAGAAGCTGAAGAGATAGATATGAATAGAGAAGACATTGAACCGCTGGAAGAGAGTAATAATGAGACAATATTGTTCAAGCGCGAAATTATTAAGCCGGAACAGCAACCGCCAGTACAGGTTCATATTCAGAATATAACCGAG TCAGCTGAAACTGGTAGTGTCCAGATAGTGTATGTAGTACTTGTGGGTGGTAGAGCTGTACCGGCAGCTGTAGCGGCCAGAGATATGAGATTAGTGAGAGATGCTGAGGTGGCAAAGGAGCTTGGTGCTGTGGTCACGACTAAGGCTGAAC CAGCGTATCTTCGAGCAGCAGAGGGACTGGAGGGTGAAGCACCCACCACCATCCATGGAACTGAACTGTGGGCCCTCGCTGTTGGCTCTACAATTGCTGTTCtcttattgataataattttggtTTTACTTTGTCTTGCACATCG aaaaaaatctattaaatcaTCAGCATCCCTCCGCGCGTACAGAAACGAACTGATGCAGGAAATAGAGAAAAACCGAGCTTATGTACGCGAAGACAATAACGGAAAG CTTGTTAGCGTGGTGTCTCCAAGTCGCACAAGACCAAGCAGCGCTCTGCTTCCCATTTACAGAAAGGGCAGTGCTTCCAG ctCATCAACAACATCGTCTAGTGTATCCGATATAGTAGCCCTTCGACGTAGACAAAAGAAACCACACGCTCTCAGGATGCCGCAGAAGAAGCGag TGGGTACAACGGATAGTCTACTCGAAGCAGCTGGAATTGAAAGTTCTGACAGCGGACAACCTTCCGCGCCCCAAACACCCACCTCATACCTTTCAATGCCTTCTGTAACTACTTTTCCCAG GGGCAATATTGTGGAACCTCTGTCCCGTATTCTGGAGCCAATATCAGTTCGACACCTGGACATAGATTCCCCTATACCCAGCCCCAAGGGTCTCAAAGACACAGTACCACGACGCCAGATGCCCTCACAGCTGGTCCGTTTGGGGAGCATTGATAAGGATCCAGGGGTCATTGGACCTCTAGTATGGGACCTGCATTGTCAAAGGATTAAAGATG CCTCAAAGCCGTCCAGCCCTATGAAGTCTCTGACCCGCAAGGAGCCGTCATCGTCTCGCATGAGGCAAAGATTCAATGAACTAATGGATGATGCCTTCACTCTATTTGGAACTCCCACTCCCGAGACTTGTACTATTGAGAGAGAAAGCAGTAAGGATAAATCTG AACCAGTGAGTGAGGCTCGTAACGATAACGTACGTGTTCCATGTACGGTTGATACTGTACGCGGACGTTCGGCGGGACCTGG TCGCAGTGGTACACCAATAGACTCCATACGTCCGCGTACGTCATTCGTACGCACAGCGAACGAACGTCGCGTGCCCACTCGCGCTTGGGGACCTACACCGCCTCAG TCTGTGACTCGTATACCAGCAACACCTATAGTAAACACAGCGCTAATGAGCACCAAAGGAAAGTTATCGCTGGACGACCCCGCCTTACCTCTCATATCAGCTATTAAATCAGAAATACAACGGGTCCGAGAAAATGCCtccaaacaaaactaa